The window GTTGGTCAAACGTCTAACTCAGGTTTTTATATTTCCTACACTATGAATGGTCCGGTTAACATTGCAGGCTCATCATGCGGACCTACTAATAGAATCCCACAGGTAGGGTTTGGTGTTAAGTTTGATTTAGGAAGTGTAAAGCTAAACCCGCAAATTGCAGCGCAAGATTTATTAACTACATTTATTTCTCAAAGTGGCTTTGATAGCTATAGATCCACAATGCCAGGTTTGGGTGTAAGATTACCAGTTGAGTTTAATACTGGTTTAGGTAAGCCTGCTAGCTTTTATGCTGATTTTCAGTGGCAAAATTTAAAATTAACAAAGCAAACAGCAGGTATTGATAGCTCAAACCAAAATTCATATGAATTTGGCGGTGGGTTAGAGTTGCCAATTTATTTTGTAAGTTTTAAAACCGATGCGCACTACTCAAAGGGATTTACAAAATATGATTTGCTATCTGGCAATGTTATGCCTCCATCATATTACCTAAGTGGTACTTCAATAGAAAAAGTTAGTGCTACAGCATGGGATGCTATGTTAAAGGTTGATTTTAACAGTCTTGCACACTTACCAATAACAATAGCTGGTGGTTACTCTCAGGTAGTATTTGGCAACTTAACTACTCTAAGCAACACAACAACAACCGCGTATGCGCGAAAAGCATCTACAATATTTGTCAATATGGGCTACAATTTAACAAAATCAGCAACGCTGGGTCTAGAGTATGATAGGAACAAAACATACTATGTAGGCTCAAACAATGATCCCAATAACGGCAGAGTAAGCAATCAGGTATTTTTTGTAGGTACTTATAAATTTTAAAAAAAGCCTTTTTTTCATATTTAAACCTTTTAAAACCCTCCTTTTTAGGAGGGTTTTTTGTCATTCTAAGGGGATCACAAAGCGCTTGAAAATCTCTATAGTAGATCCTTCGCTAACGCTTCAGGATGAAGTTCCTTTTGTCATTCTGAAGCACACGAAAGTGTGCGAAGAATCTCAAATTAGATCCTTTTACATGCGTTTGTGATGACACCACCTTTTTATCATTCTGAACAAGCTATAGCGCAAGCGAAGAATCTCCACACTTTAATTCAAAAACAAACCTTAAACTTTTACATCAATGTGTTTTTCAGCGTTTGTAGGAGTATTTTCTTGAGCTTTTGGCTTTTGATGTTCGCTAATATTTGGATTTTGAGAATTTTGAGCGTTTTCTACTTTTGTATTTTCTTCTTCTTGTTCTTTTTTGTGTGCTATTCGCTTTACATTGTCTGCCTGGGCTGCTTGAAGTAGTAGATTATTGTTTACGTTAGACTGAGTATAGGAGTTTAATATAACGCTTTGCATATCAATTGGGCCTACCATTTGCCACTCCTATTTGGCTTTGGGGCATTTTTATTATGTATCTTTAAAAAAGAATTTTCCAAATTCTGTACCATTTTCCAAAAATACACCGATTTTACCTAAATCCTCGCAATATTTTTTTGAGCCAGACTGTCCATGCCAGATGGCAAAAGGCACCGGGTCGCTTGTGTGCGTTTTTAGACTAATTGGTGTGGGATGATCTGGCAAGCATGCAATTTTTAAATCAAATTCTTTAGCAAATTCAATTGCTTGTGCTGCTATATTTTTGTCAAATAATTCAATAGCTTTAATCTTTAGCTCTAAATCTCCCATATGCCCGGCCTCATCTGGCGCTTCAATATGCACATAAGCAAACCCATGCTCTTTTAAAGCATTGTAGGCAGCTTTCATTTTGCCGTCGTAGTTTGTATCAATAAAACCAGTTGCACCTTCAACATAAGGCGTTTCAAGCTTTAATAACTTGCCTATGCCTTTCATTAAATCCACCGCGCTGATAACTGCGCCATCAATCCCGTAAACTTCCCTATAGGGTGGTGCTTTTGGTGCTTTGCCTTCGCCCCATAGCCAGATTGCATTTGCTAATGTATTGTTTATCGGATGCTTTAGAATTTCTTTAGCCATTTGCATGATTTTTATGAGCTCGTTTCTAGCCTCGCCTTTTGGTAGGTAATCATTTATGTTTTTGTCTGTAATATCGTGCGGTGGTGTAGTAGAGTCTGTTTTGCCATTTTTCCAAATCATTAGGTTTCTGTAGCTAACCCCAGCAAAAAACTCGATATTATCAAGCTTTAATTGCTCGTTTAACAAATCAATAAGTTTTTTTGCATCATCTGAGCTTATATGCGAGGCGCTAAAGTCTTTCATAATGTCATTTTCTATGGTTACAAAGTTGCATCTGTAGGCTACATCATCTGGGCCAAGTGCAATATTTTTGGCAAGCGCTTCAATTGGTGCTCTTCCTGTATAGATTTGTTTTGGGTCGTAGCCGATTGCACTTAAATTTGCCACATCAGAGCCAGGCGGCAAACCGTCTGGTACAGTTTTTAAAAGCCCCACTATGCCGCTTGCAAGTTTATCCATGTGAGGTGTGTTTGCGTATTCAAGGGGTGTTTTATTGCCAAGTTCTTTGATTTTGTAATCTGCCATGCCATCGCCTAATAAGATCAAATATTTCATAAATTCATCCTTCTATAAATTTTACATAAACGCTTCTATTGCGTGGACCATCAAATTCTACAAAAAATATTTTCTGCCAAACTCCAAGTATAATTTTTCCATTTTCGACTATTACTTCTAATGAAGTGCCTATTAGGCTTGATACAATATGCGCATCAGAGTTTCCTTCAATATGTAAAAAGCCAGCATTTTTGGGTATTAGTTTTTGCAGGTGATTTACAATGTCTAAACTTACATCTTTATCGGCGCCTTCGTTTATTGTGATAGCTGCGGTTGTGTGAGGCACAAATATAAGGCAAATACCATTTTTTTTGGGCAAAACCTGCTGGATTTTATCTGTTATATTTAATAGGCACTTGTGACAATCAGTTTTTATATTGATTTTTTCTAACATATTTTAATACTAATCACTTTTTGCAAAAAAGTCAATGTTTAAATATGGACAAATTCTAAAATTTTGGCTTTTAAAAAAAGAAAAAAGATAATTTGCCTGTCTTTGAATTTTTTAAGTGCAAGCAATGTTTTTTTGATGTTATTTAATCGTTTTAAACCGTTTTTTTGCAGCGAACTTTCAAGTTCATAAATTTCGCTTTGTATATCAAAATTTTTAAGTATCATTTGTATAATTTGTTTTTCAAATTCTTCTCTCATATTATTTTCAAGCTATATGGTTTTTATTTCATATTTGTGACTCAATTATGAAATAATGTAAATATTTCTAATAAGCTATACTATCTTGACAAATTTTTAATTTTGGTTATATTGTTATAACAAATGTAAACTTTAGGAGGTTTCAATGAATGATTTTGTAAAATTAGTAGATCAATTAGGTTTAGATGAAAAAAGATCAAAGCTTCTTGTATCAAGCCTTACCATTCATGGTCACGTATGTGGTGGTATGCCGCTTGGGTTTATAGCAGGAGAAACTGCATTAAAAGCTTTAGGTGTAGAAAGAGAGCAAAATATGGATAAATTTGTAATTCTTGAGTCTGGAGACAATCATGCAGCGGGCTGTTTTGCAGATGGTGTGCAGTTTTCAACGGGCGCTACATTTGGCAAAGGGCTTATGAAAAAAGACCCAAAAGGCAAGTTTGCTTTCTTGCTAATAGACAAGCTAACAAAAAAAGCTGTGCATGTACGCATAAGAAATGAAGTAATGAAAAATGCGTTTAATTCACCGTTTATTACAGAGTTTAGAAAAAAAGGAATAAAGCCATCTGACATACCATCTGAGATTGCTTTTGGGATGTTAAAAAAGCCTTTTGACACGCCAGTTGAAGAGCTTATTGAGATTAAAGGTCCATTTGACTATGACTTTTTTGAGCCACCCACAACATTTAACCTTGTAGAGTGTGAAATATGCGGTCAGTTGTGTGCAGAAAATTACGCAAGGATTGAAAACTCTAAAAAAGTTTGCCTTGACTGCTTTACTTACTCAAAGTGAGGCTTAGATGCTGACTTTAATACTTGGACCACTTATTATATTTATATTTACAATCTTTTTAACTGTAGCGGGTTTGGGCGCAGCATTTATTGTAATTCCTACGCTGTATTATTTGGGTATTCCACTGAAAGAAGCTATGGCTATTGGATTGCTTCTTAATGCTGTAAGCATGAGCTTTGCAAGTATAGGCTACATTAAAAATCACCTTGTGAATTTCAAGGCAGCTATTCCTATAATAGTGTTTGGGATTGTATTTTCACCGCTTGGAGCATACAGTACAAAGTATTTTTCAAAAGAACTTTTGCTTTTGTTTTTTGTATTGTTTTTACTTTTTGCCGGTACAATGATGTTGTTTTACAAACCAAAGCAAACTGAGCAAAAAAAGGTTAACGATTGGGCACTGGGAAGTATTTTAGGAGTTGGCGCAGGATACCTTGGCGGTTTGCTTGGCGTTGGAGGGGGAAACTTTATAGTACCTGGACTTGTTGCAAGTGGCTTTAACCCAAAAAATGCATCGGGCACCACGGCTTTTATTGTAATCTTTTTGTCTTTTGCGGGCTTTTTGGGTCACATTGCAATGGGTAACATTGATATTGTGCTGTTGAGCTTGTGCATTGCTGCTTCAATTGCAGGTGCTTTGGTGGGTTCTTGGGCAATGACCACAAAATTGAGTGCCAATCAGGTAAAAAAAATCATAGCTATTGTTTTGTATGTTGTAGCAATAAAGATGCTTTGGGGACTTATAAAATAATTTATTGCACGTATTATTTTGTCTTTTTGCACTTTTTCAAGCGGTTTTGCTAATATCTTTGCCAAGGAGCAAATACACTGTAGGTACAATAAATATTGTTAAAAAAGTACCTATGCCAAGACCGCTTGCTATTACAAGACCTATATCAAACCTGCTAACAGCACCAGCGCCAGTTGCGGCAAGTAACGGTACAACGCCAAAAACCATTGCAGCCGTGGTCATTAAAATTGGGCGTAGCCTAATTTGAGCAGCTTGTTCTATAGCTTCTCGTTTTTTAACTCCCTGATTTTGCAAGTCATTTGCAAATTTTACAATGAGTATGCCATGCTTGCTAACCAGACCGATTAATGTAACCAAACCAACTTCAGTGTAAATATTAACCGTAGCAAACCCCAGACTTAAAAATATTAATGCACCGGTTATAGACATAGGAACGCTAATTAGTATTATGAGTGGATCTACAAAACTTTCAAACAATGCTGATAAAACAAGATATATTATTACAAGCGCAAAGATAAAGGTAATGAGCATACTTGAGCCTTCCTGGACAAATTGGCGTGATTGTCCAGAAAAATTGTAAGTATAACCCTGAGGAAAAATTTTCTTTGATAATTTTTCTAAATAATTAAGTGCCTGACCAAGCGTTACGCCTGGCTTCATTGTGGCAGATATGGTTGCACTATTTTGCTGGTTAAACCTGTTTAGAGCTTGGGGAACTGTGTTTGTTTTGATAGTAATAATGCTTGATAATGGTACCAGCTGGCCGTTTGAAGCACTAATGTAATAATTTTTTAAGCTATTTTGATCAAGCCTGTATTTTTCAGGTACCTGTGGTATGACTTTATAACTGTAACCTTGCATGCTAAACCAGTTTATGTAGTTTTCACTTAAAAGCGTAGAAAGACTATCACCTATTGTTTGCATATTTATTCCCATACTTTGAGCTTTGCTTTTATCTATTTTTATATCTATTTGAGGCTGGTCATATTTAAGATCGCTGTCCATGAAAGCAAAAAGACCGCTTTTCATAGCTTGAGCAATAAATTCATTTGAGACTTCATACAGTTGTTGGTAATTTGATGTTGTTGTTATTACAAATTGAACTGGTAAACCCTGAGAACCAGGCAAACTTGGCAAAGGAAAAGCAACAATTTGCAAACCAGGTACTGTGTTTAATTTTTGCTGTAAATAAGGCATTATTTCCATTTGTGTTTTTTTGCGCTGGTTCCATGGCTTTAGCATAAATCCAGAAATTAGAGCGTTGTTTGATGAGCCAAAACCCAATGCCATAAAGTACTGCTGAAGCTCGGGGAATGTTTTGTATATTTGTTCAATTTGCTTTGCGCTTTTTGTAAGGTCATTAAGTGTAGCTGTTGGTGCGCCTGTGCCTTGGACAAATATTACACCTTGATCTTCTGTTGGGGCTAGTTCCGATTTGCTTGTAATAAACAAAAAATACGCGCTTGTTAGCACAACAACAATAACAAATACAACAACAGGCTTTGAATCTAACACTACTTTTAAGATTTTTGAGTAAAGTTTGCGCACCGCTTCAAATTGTTTATCTAAAAAGTTAGAAAAACCTTTTTTTGTTGTTTCTTCTTTTAAAAATTTTGATGCAAGCATTGGAGATAGTGTCAGTGCTACAATACCAGATATTACAACATCACCAGCCAATGTAAAGGCAAACTCTTTAAACAAAGCACCAGTTAGACCACTCATAAAGCCAATAGGTAAAAATACGGCAACAAGTGTTATTGACATGGCTAAAATCGGTACTCCAAGCTCTCTAGCAGCCAAAAGAGATGCTTCAAGACGGTTTTTGCCTTCACTTATGTGTCTATCAACATTTTCAACAACAATTATAGCATCATCTACCACAAGACCAATAGCTAAAACCATAGCTAGTAATGTTAGAAGATTTATAGTGTATCCAAGCAAAAACATCATAAACATACCGCCAATTATAGATAGCGGTATTGCAATAACAGGAATTATAACGCTTCTGTATGAGCCCAAAAACAAAAATATTACGGCAATCACAACAATTAATGTTTCTAAAACTGTTTTTATTACTTCATCGATTGATGTTCTAATGTAGGTTGTTCTATCGTATGCAACTTTCATTTTCATTGCGCTTGGTAGCTGGCTTTGTATTGATGGCAGTATTTTGTAAATATTGTCTACAACTGTTAGAGGGTTTGCCGTTGGAGTAGTAAATATACCAAGCACTATTGCTTCTTTGCCGTTAAAAATATTTGTTGCTGAGTAATTTACAGAGCCTAACTCTACTTTTGAAATGTCTTTTAAGTGTATAAGCGTACCATTATAATTAGCCACAACTAAATTTTTAAATTCATCAACTGTGTGCAAATCAGTTGCAGTAGATATATTTATTTGAATGTATGGGCTTTTTGTGTAGCCTGTAGCAGAAATATAGTTATTTGCCGAAAGTGCCTGATAAACCTGTAAAGGTGTTATGTGAAATTCAGCCATTTTTGTAGGGTTTAGCCAGACGCGCATTGCAAATGTTTTGTTACCATAAACCATAACTTGCCCAACGCCATTTACTGCTTGAATTTGAGGTACTATAACGCGGTTTATATAGTCAGTCATTTGAGATGAATTCATACCGTTTGAAGTAAATGCAAGATACAAATACGCAACATTTGTAACGCTTGTTTTTGTAATAACGGGCAACTGCGCCTGCTTTGGCAACTGATTTAAAACAGAGTTTACCTGGGCTAATACTTCGGATAATGCAGCGTTTGGATTGTAGTTTAGTTTCATATAAACATTTATTGTGCTAATGCCTTCCTGACTCGAAGAAGTCATATAATCAATTCCTTCTGCTGAGGCAATTGCGCGCTCAAGTGGCGTTGTAATAAATCCTTGCACAACATCAGCGCTTGCACCTGGGTAGGCGGTTTGAACCGTAATTAGTGTATCTTCTGTTTTAGGGAATTGTCTTATGCCAAGCTCAGTTATTGATCTTAAACCCAAAAATAAGATTACAAGGCTAATAACAACCGATAAAACAGGTTTTTTAATGAAAATGTCAGTAAATTTCATTTTAATAGTCCTTGTCTATAGACTCAATAATTACGCTTGAACCGTTTCTCAGCTTTAGCTGGCCTTGAGTTACAACCATCTGGCCACTTTTTAGGCCTTTTAGAATGACCACTTTGTTGTTTTGAGTCTGACCTGTTTGGACATATACCGTATTTGCAATATACTCATTGCCTTTTTTTGTTACAACATATACAAAATTACCATATGGATTATAGGTTATTGCTAAAGTTGGCACAACAACCACATTTGGTATTTTAGGCAATATAATGTTTACCTTAACAAACATTCCAGGTTTTAGCAGGTTATCTTTATTGTTAACAATAGCTCTTATTGTTGCATTTCTTGAAATATTATTTATGTTTATACTGATTGTTTTTATTGTACCTATTATGGTTTTATTTGGATCTGAGTCGGTATGAATCTCAATTTTTTGACCTACACTAATCTTTTCTAAATCATTTTGAGGCAGTGTAAAATCCACATAAATTGGATCAATCGTATATAAAGAAACAATTGGTTGACCGGGGTTTACATATTGACCTACACTTACATACCTCATACCTAAAATGCCTGAAAATGGGGCTTTTATGGTCATTTTGTCAATTATAGATTGAGTTTGAGCTATTAAAGCCTGGGTTTGCTTTAGTGCCGATAGTGACTGTATGTAAGAAGCTTTTGAAGAAGCGTTTTTTTCATATAATTGCTTATACTGAGTGTAGTTAAATTCATCAAGAATTAGCTGGGCTTTGTATTGTTCTAACTGGGCTTTTTGCGTGGAGTCGTCCAATTTAGCAAGTATCTGGCCTTTTTTTACAGATTCCCCCGAATCAAAGTAAATTTTTTCAATCTGACCGCTCACCTGTGTTGTTGTGTTAACAGAATCAATTGATACAACATTGCCAATGGATTCTAAGTAGGGCTGCCAGTTTTCTAACTTTGAGTATGCAACACTTACATATACTTTTAAAGCGCCATGCATCATTTGAGCTTGTTTTAGTTTTGAGGCCATATAAGCTTTAAAACCAAAAATACCGCCAAAGATTACCAAAAGTACTATAAGAGCAATTAAAAAACGCTTCCACATGGTTTCTCCTTTTGAGTTTAAAAATTAATCAACCGTATAATTAATACATTTTATAAGAAAAAAGTCAATAATTTTATTAGATTTGAAATAAAAATTTAATTTTCTATGCCAAAATATGCTTTTTTTACTATATCATTTGATTTTAAATCGGATAAATTGCCTGAAACTACAACTTTGCCATTATCTATAACATAACCTCTTTGCGCAAAGTCTAAAAAAGCTATGTTTTGTTCTGCAATAAGGATTGAAAATTGTTCTTTGTTTTGTAAATCGTCTAAAATATTTATTATTAATTTTACAAATTTAGGCGAAAGGCCGTTTGAAGGCTCGTCTAAAACTACAAGTTTTGGGTTTGACATCAAAAGCTTTGCTATACCAAGCATTTTTCTTTGACCGCCACTTAAACTACCCGCTAAAGCCTTTTTATGACTCAATAAATCCTGAAAGTATTCATACATTTGCTGTTTTCTTTGATGTGTAAGCTTGCTGTCTAAAAAAAATGCACCTAAATCAAGGTTTTCATCTACAGTAAGATTTGGAAATATTCCAATTTCAGACATATATGCTATACCTAACTTTACCCTTTTGTCAGTTCTTAAGTGTGTTATGTCTTTGCCTTCAAAATAGATTTTGCCATTGAATATTTTTAAAAGGCCCATAATTGCTTTTAAAAGCGTGGTTTTTCCAGCACCATTCACACCAAGTAAAATAACCCTTTCTTTTTGCTCAACATTTAAATCAATGCCCCATAAAACTTTCAATATCTTATATCCCGATTCTAAAGATTTAACTTCCAGTAGGCTCAATGCTAACCTCCCAAAAACACTTCTACAACCTTTTTATCATTTGCAGCTTGCTCCAGTGTACCTTCAAAAATAGGTGATCCAGAATCCATTACAACTACTCTTGAGGTAATTTTGTGAATGAAATGCATTAAATGTTCAACTACAATAATAGAAATAGATTTTTTAACAAGTGTCTGTAAAATTTCCGCAATTTTGTCTGTTTCTTCTTGATTAAGGCCAGCTGCAATTTCATCTATAAGGAGTAATTTAGGTTTTGTTGCAAGAGCGCGAGCAAGCCCTAATAATTTTTGCTCTGATGTATTTAGTTGCGTTGCCTGTTTGTCTTGAAGTTTATCTAAGCCTACTATGGATAGAGCAGTTTGGACATCATCTTCAATATTGCAGTAGCCTTTTTCAATAAATTTAAAGTTTTTTAAGCGTTTAAAAAAAGATTTTAGACATTGTTTGCCAGAATATAATGCAGCTACTTCAACATTTTCACGCACGGTCAAACCATGAAATGGTTTTGGTATCTGAAATGTTCTATTTATTCCTAAATGAGCAAGTTTATATGTTGCTACACCATCTATGCGTTTGCCAAAAAAGTAAATTTTGCCAGCATCAGGTTTGTATATACCAGATATTATATTTATAAGTGTAGTTTTGCCAGAGCCGTTTGGTCCTACAAGACCCAATATCTCATTTTCGTAAACGCTTAAGTTAACTTTATTTAATGCTTTTAATCCACCAAATCGTTTTTCTACATTTTCAACTTTAAGTATTTCTTTAAGGGACATAGTCTTTTACCTTCTTAAACAAAGAAACAACGCCATTTGGCAAAAACATTATTAATACAACAATCAAAAGACCGTAAATCAACTGAAAATATTGTGGTGTTGAGATACCTATAAAATTATACATTCCGTATAAAATAACGGTACCAATTAATGGTCCAATTAATGTTGCAGCTCCACCAAAAAGTACAAATACAATAGCAAATATGCTTATATTTAAACTAAAAACCGTTTCCGGGTAAAAAACAGATGTATACCAAGCAAAAACACCACCACACAATCCTGCAACAAATGCACTCAAAAGCCAAGCAATAGTGCGTGCAAGTACTACATTTACGCCAGCTACGCTTGCAGTTATACTATCTTCTCTTATAGCCATAAGCGATAAACCAAACCTTGATTGCCTGAAAAACAAAACAAGCATAAATGCAAAAAACATTACTATAAGCATGGCATTATAACTAGCTGTTGCATCATAAACGCTTGATAGCATTATGCCGTAGGGACCCTGTGTTATACTTTCTAAGTGAGGATTTGATATTATATAATAAATGGCTTGAGAAGCAGCCAGATTTGCTATGGCAAAATATGCACCAGAAAGCCTCAAAAGAGGCGTTAATATTATGCCTACTATGCTTGCAGCTACGCCGCCAAGTAAAATGGCTGGCACAACGCCTACATGCAAAAGTAATATCAAAAGTGATGCACTATATGCGCCTATGCCAAAAAAACCCACATACCCAAAAGGCAAATATCCCGTAAAGCCATAGATGAGATTTAAGCCTTCGGCTAAGGCTATATAGAGCATTATATTAAAAAGTAAAAAATTATTGTTGTAAATTTTGGGTAGCACAGCAAACAAAGCTGTCATGACTAAAATTAATATTATTCCAATAATCAGTCTTATGTTTTTTTTACGCATTTCTCACCTTTTTACCTAAAAGCCCACTGGGTTTTACCAGAAGAATTAAGATTAAAATAACATAAGGAACAAGATTGGTCCATGATGCTAAATATGTTTGCATAAACATCATGGCAAGTCCATATATAATACCCCCAAGGATTGTACCAATTGGGTTACCCAAAGATCCAATTACAACGATTGCAAAAGATGTTGTGGTAAGCGATGCACCAATAGATGGGTCTATGCTTCCAATCATAAAAGGGGCAAGTACTCCAGCTATAGCTGCTAAGCTTAAACCTATACCCATTGCAAAAGCAGATATTTTAGAAACATCTATGCCTACACTTGAAGCTTCTTCTGGGCTTGACATTATTGCCCTTGTAGCATATCCAGTTCTTGTAAAGTATAAATAATAATAAACAAAACCTATCGTAAAAAGACTAATAGCAGCGCTAACAATCCAGGAGAATGGGATCGACTGTGAGAGTATACTTATGCTACCCTTACCTAATGTAGAAAACGGTATAGATTTTTGATTATTTCCAAAAGCAAATATAGCAAGTGCTTCTATAATCTGCGCAATACCAAAAAATAGTATAAAAGATAGCATTTCGGGATCTCTTGATTTTGAAAGCCTTGGTACAAATGCATAATAAACACCAAAACCAATTATCATGAAAATCACTATTTCTATTGGTATAGCTAAAAGTGGATTCATATTTAATTTACTAAAAGCAAGCCAGGCGCCAAAAGCGCCCAGCATAATAAAATCTCCATGCGCTAGATTAACCATTCGCATGACGCCAAAGATTAAATTTAATCCTATACCTACAAGAGCAAAAAATATTCCATATAAAATTCCGCTAATTAAAGCGTAGAAAAACAGTTCCATACCATTTTGCCTTTAAGGTGCTGGGTAAATTGGTTTTCCAGTAGCAATATTTTGTGGATATACAACATGCAACACTAAACCGGTTTTTGTTGGTTGGAATTGTCCCACAGGCAAAAATTCTCCAATTTGAGCACCTTCATTGTTGATTTTAAACAAGCCATTGAGTGTGAATAATTTTCCTGAAAAAGTATTTATTGCATTTCTGAATGATAGCTGGTTGAATTCTTTGCTTGTTGCAAGTGTTTTTTGTATTATCAAACCAGCATTATAGCCTGCTACAGTTAGAAAATCTACAGGTCTTTTTGTTGTTTGTGTGTAGATCTTCTCAAATTCGCTCATTGGCATACCATAGTTTACTTTGTTATAAACTAGCAAAGGTGGTGTTGGGTATGTATAAGTATACTCAAGTGCTTTTGTTCCAACATTTTTTTCTATCAAAGCAAGTTGTTGACCGGGGAAGATGGTAAATACCATGTTGAATTTGGCTCCAGTTGCCTGCAAATTTTGCAAGAATGCTATATCATTTGTTGGATATCCAAATTCTATAAGTGCCTGGGGATGTGTTGCTTCAACTGTTCTTATAAGCACAGTATAATTTGAAGTATCGGTTGGTACAGCATGATAATAAACAGGTTTGATCTTGGCAGCTTCTAATTTAGATTTGAGTGTTTCTGCTTGTGATTGATTAAAGTCGTTTGCTGAATAAATTACAGCTACTTTGTTTATCTTGTGAGAAATTAGAAAGTCAGCCAATACAGTTGGCCAAACGCCACTTGTTGGTAGACTTGTAAGAACAAGGTATGGATTATGGGATGAAAAGAATTTTGCAGAAGTACCTGTTGGATCAAAGAGTAACATTTTGTGTTCTTGCGCAATAGGCACAGCAACAGATGTTAACACAGAACCAAAGTCTGCCACTAAAATATTTACCCTGTCCCTTGTAATTAACTGGTTGTATAGTGTAGCTGCAAGGGTTGTAGAACTTTGATCGTCATATGCTATCAATTTTACTGGTATTTTCTTTTTAAAAGCAGCTACATACACGCCCCCTTGTTTGTTAACCTGATTTGCCCAAAATTCCAGACCATGATACTGTGATGTAGAAGAGGTCGCAAATGGCCCCGAGCTTGCATAAAGTGTGCCAATAAGTATTTGTTTTGGCGCGGCTGCTTTAGCATAAAAAGGCATCAAAACAATACCCATCATTAATGCAAGCATAAAAAATATACTTTTTTTGAACCAGCCCATGGTTCACCTCCCAAGTCTAAACTTTAAATTAATTTATAAATTAATTTAAAAAATTTGTCAATAAGTTCTAATTGAAAATTATTGCAATTATATAAAAATT is drawn from Desulfurella sp. and contains these coding sequences:
- a CDS encoding efflux RND transporter periplasmic adaptor subunit; the encoded protein is MWKRFLIALIVLLVIFGGIFGFKAYMASKLKQAQMMHGALKVYVSVAYSKLENWQPYLESIGNVVSIDSVNTTTQVSGQIEKIYFDSGESVKKGQILAKLDDSTQKAQLEQYKAQLILDEFNYTQYKQLYEKNASSKASYIQSLSALKQTQALIAQTQSIIDKMTIKAPFSGILGMRYVSVGQYVNPGQPIVSLYTIDPIYVDFTLPQNDLEKISVGQKIEIHTDSDPNKTIIGTIKTISININNISRNATIRAIVNNKDNLLKPGMFVKVNIILPKIPNVVVVPTLAITYNPYGNFVYVVTKKGNEYIANTVYVQTGQTQNNKVVILKGLKSGQMVVTQGQLKLRNGSSVIIESIDKDY
- a CDS encoding ABC transporter ATP-binding protein, coding for MSLLEVKSLESGYKILKVLWGIDLNVEQKERVILLGVNGAGKTTLLKAIMGLLKIFNGKIYFEGKDITHLRTDKRVKLGIAYMSEIGIFPNLTVDENLDLGAFFLDSKLTHQRKQQMYEYFQDLLSHKKALAGSLSGGQRKMLGIAKLLMSNPKLVVLDEPSNGLSPKFVKLIINILDDLQNKEQFSILIAEQNIAFLDFAQRGYVIDNGKVVVSGNLSDLKSNDIVKKAYFGIEN
- a CDS encoding ABC transporter ATP-binding protein: MSLKEILKVENVEKRFGGLKALNKVNLSVYENEILGLVGPNGSGKTTLINIISGIYKPDAGKIYFFGKRIDGVATYKLAHLGINRTFQIPKPFHGLTVRENVEVAALYSGKQCLKSFFKRLKNFKFIEKGYCNIEDDVQTALSIVGLDKLQDKQATQLNTSEQKLLGLARALATKPKLLLIDEIAAGLNQEETDKIAEILQTLVKKSISIIVVEHLMHFIHKITSRVVVMDSGSPIFEGTLEQAANDKKVVEVFLGG
- a CDS encoding branched-chain amino acid ABC transporter permease, which gives rise to MRKKNIRLIIGIILILVMTALFAVLPKIYNNNFLLFNIMLYIALAEGLNLIYGFTGYLPFGYVGFFGIGAYSASLLILLLHVGVVPAILLGGVAASIVGIILTPLLRLSGAYFAIANLAASQAIYYIISNPHLESITQGPYGIMLSSVYDATASYNAMLIVMFFAFMLVLFFRQSRFGLSLMAIREDSITASVAGVNVVLARTIAWLLSAFVAGLCGGVFAWYTSVFYPETVFSLNISIFAIVFVLFGGAATLIGPLIGTVILYGMYNFIGISTPQYFQLIYGLLIVVLIMFLPNGVVSLFKKVKDYVP
- a CDS encoding branched-chain amino acid ABC transporter permease; the encoded protein is MELFFYALISGILYGIFFALVGIGLNLIFGVMRMVNLAHGDFIMLGAFGAWLAFSKLNMNPLLAIPIEIVIFMIIGFGVYYAFVPRLSKSRDPEMLSFILFFGIAQIIEALAIFAFGNNQKSIPFSTLGKGSISILSQSIPFSWIVSAAISLFTIGFVYYYLYFTRTGYATRAIMSSPEEASSVGIDVSKISAFAMGIGLSLAAIAGVLAPFMIGSIDPSIGASLTTTSFAIVVIGSLGNPIGTILGGIIYGLAMMFMQTYLASWTNLVPYVILILILLVKPSGLLGKKVRNA
- a CDS encoding ABC transporter substrate-binding protein; this translates as MGWFKKSIFFMLALMMGIVLMPFYAKAAAPKQILIGTLYASSGPFATSSTSQYHGLEFWANQVNKQGGVYVAAFKKKIPVKLIAYDDQSSTTLAATLYNQLITRDRVNILVADFGSVLTSVAVPIAQEHKMLLFDPTGTSAKFFSSHNPYLVLTSLPTSGVWPTVLADFLISHKINKVAVIYSANDFNQSQAETLKSKLEAAKIKPVYYHAVPTDTSNYTVLIRTVEATHPQALIEFGYPTNDIAFLQNLQATGAKFNMVFTIFPGQQLALIEKNVGTKALEYTYTYPTPPLLVYNKVNYGMPMSEFEKIYTQTTKRPVDFLTVAGYNAGLIIQKTLATSKEFNQLSFRNAINTFSGKLFTLNGLFKINNEGAQIGEFLPVGQFQPTKTGLVLHVVYPQNIATGKPIYPAP